One window from the genome of Erwinia sorbitola encodes:
- a CDS encoding DMT family transporter translates to MITFHKNHVFSGVHMGIIYIVISGLCSSLAGAMLKLGANKKQYLSLIDYWPHVTAVGFYFVGFVFYFLALSKMTLTVAYPIMVSSAILFVMFMGAVWFSEPITLMKIFGASLIIAGVIVVNMA, encoded by the coding sequence ATGATAACATTCCATAAAAATCATGTCTTTAGCGGTGTGCACATGGGAATAATCTATATTGTAATCAGCGGCTTATGCAGCTCTCTTGCGGGCGCAATGCTGAAATTAGGTGCAAATAAGAAACAATATTTGAGCCTGATCGACTACTGGCCGCATGTAACGGCCGTGGGTTTTTATTTCGTTGGATTTGTCTTTTATTTCCTTGCTCTTTCAAAAATGACCCTGACGGTCGCTTATCCTATTATGGTTTCCAGTGCCATACTTTTTGTAATGTTTATGGGCGCGGTGTGGTTTTCGGAACCAATAACTTTAATGAAGATTTTCGGCGCATCCCTGATTATTGCCGGTGTTATTGTTGTCAATATGGCTTAG
- a CDS encoding decaprenyl-phosphate phosphoribosyltransferase, producing MTENTPYKAKSLPLGLVNLIRPKQWIKNLFVMAPLVFSSSFMNVKSITLSVIAMGIFCLASSAVYVLNDINDIEKDRSHPKKRLKRPLASGWVSKKQAWMLLAVLYLIIIASLVCYPQIAPVILGYLALNIAYSYKLKHVPVVDIFCIAIGFVLRTMAGAMILGVELSQWMFITTLCLALYLASIKRQQELLKSGSESRDVLEKYSVQLVSRYSEISATGALVFYSLYVISEHPGLTVTIPLVLFGLFRYWYNVDSLEGGESPTDSLLSDFPLMLTILAWVGTCLYVLWP from the coding sequence ATGACCGAAAATACACCTTATAAAGCAAAATCCTTACCTTTGGGCCTGGTCAATCTGATCAGACCGAAGCAGTGGATAAAAAATTTGTTTGTGATGGCTCCCTTAGTCTTTTCCAGCAGTTTTATGAACGTTAAGTCCATCACTCTTTCCGTTATCGCTATGGGCATCTTTTGCCTGGCCTCATCAGCCGTTTATGTACTTAATGACATCAATGATATCGAGAAAGACAGATCGCACCCGAAAAAGCGCCTTAAGAGACCCCTTGCGTCGGGGTGGGTCTCAAAAAAACAGGCATGGATGCTGCTGGCGGTGCTCTATCTCATCATCATTGCTTCTCTCGTCTGTTATCCGCAGATAGCACCGGTTATCCTGGGTTATCTGGCGCTTAATATCGCCTACTCATACAAACTGAAGCATGTGCCGGTGGTGGATATTTTCTGCATCGCGATTGGCTTTGTTCTCCGTACCATGGCAGGTGCCATGATTCTCGGGGTTGAGCTATCGCAGTGGATGTTTATCACCACGCTATGCCTGGCTCTCTACCTTGCTTCCATCAAAAGGCAGCAGGAGTTACTGAAAAGTGGATCGGAGTCACGGGATGTTCTGGAGAAATACTCCGTACAGCTGGTGTCCCGGTACTCGGAAATCTCAGCCACCGGCGCGCTGGTTTTCTACAGTTTGTATGTGATTTCGGAACACCCCGGATTAACGGTAACGATTCCTTTAGTGCTGTTCGGGCTTTTCAGATACTGGTATAACGTCGATTCACTGGAAGGCGGAGAATCACCGACGGACTCGCTGTTATCTGATTTCCCGCTTATGTTAACAATTTTGGCATGGGTCGGTACCTGCCTGTATGTGCTGTGGCCTTAA
- a CDS encoding divergent PAP2 family protein, with the protein MTYAYLLTPFVAWFVTGVTKFAINSIREKKLAFSLIGYGGMPSNHSSIVMSMVALIGFRNGIDNPAFGVALTLAYIVLLDAKSLRKQVEKQAKAINKISPSGLRERIGHSLPEIAVGCLVGIFVGFIMSHA; encoded by the coding sequence ATGACTTACGCCTATTTATTAACCCCGTTTGTTGCCTGGTTTGTAACCGGTGTTACCAAATTTGCAATTAACAGTATTCGCGAAAAGAAGCTGGCCTTTAGCCTGATTGGCTATGGTGGCATGCCGAGTAATCACTCTTCCATCGTGATGAGTATGGTGGCACTAATAGGCTTCAGGAATGGTATCGATAACCCGGCATTTGGCGTAGCCCTTACCCTTGCATACATCGTCCTGCTTGATGCTAAGAGTTTACGTAAGCAGGTTGAGAAGCAGGCTAAAGCGATTAATAAAATTTCCCCTTCTGGCCTGAGGGAACGTATTGGTCATAGCCTTCCGGAGATTGCTGTTGGTTGTCTGGTGGGTATCTTTGTTGGTTTTATCATGTCCCATGCCTGA
- a CDS encoding pectate lyase family protein: MTYPTSKLNGLVGFAKAANVTGGWNGSVVEINTLAQLNQYAGDSTAQVLVINSNITATTLTKVNLGANKTIIGSFQNRTLNNIHFRATSSSQNIIFQNLIFQHSVNIKDNDDIQLYLNYGSKYWIDHCSFVGHTWSDGDGSLDKLLYIGEKADYATISNCYFGNHKYGLILGHPADDNNAAYNGYPHLTICHSYFDNMEVRAPGLMRYGYFHVYSNYINKFQLGFTLAQNAKILSENNYFGEGSANKGMLDDKGSGTFTDTGSVPAITNQISPKSQWTASSNYAYSAKTAAEAKTFTTANAGAKSTTLVFGG; encoded by the coding sequence ATGACATATCCAACAAGCAAATTAAATGGTCTGGTCGGTTTTGCAAAAGCAGCGAATGTAACTGGCGGATGGAATGGTTCGGTGGTGGAAATTAATACGCTGGCCCAGCTTAACCAGTATGCGGGCGACAGTACCGCACAGGTGCTGGTGATTAACAGCAATATTACCGCAACGACGCTGACCAAGGTCAACCTGGGTGCGAATAAAACCATCATTGGTTCGTTCCAGAATCGCACGCTGAATAATATCCATTTCCGTGCAACATCATCCTCACAAAATATTATTTTCCAGAATCTTATTTTTCAGCATTCGGTGAATATCAAAGATAATGATGATATTCAGCTCTATCTGAACTACGGCAGTAAATACTGGATAGATCACTGCTCATTTGTTGGCCATACCTGGTCAGACGGGGATGGTAGCCTCGATAAGCTGCTCTATATCGGTGAGAAGGCCGACTATGCGACCATCAGCAACTGCTACTTTGGCAATCATAAATATGGTCTGATCCTGGGTCATCCGGCAGATGATAACAATGCCGCCTACAATGGCTATCCGCATCTGACCATTTGCCACAGCTACTTTGATAATATGGAAGTCAGAGCACCGGGTCTGATGCGCTACGGTTACTTCCACGTTTACAGTAACTATATTAACAAGTTCCAGCTTGGCTTCACCCTCGCGCAGAACGCCAAAATCCTCTCTGAAAATAATTACTTCGGTGAGGGCAGTGCGAATAAAGGCATGCTGGATGATAAAGGTAGCGGCACCTTTACTGACACCGGCAGCGTGCCGGCTATTACTAATCAGATATCACCTAAGAGCCAGTGGACTGCCTCATCTAACTACGCTTACAGCGCTAAAACGGCGGCGGAAGCGAAAACCTTCACTACCGCTAACGCAGGGGCGAAGTCAACGACGCTGGTCTTTGGTGGCTAG